GTCCTGCTTTTCCTGTCAATGCTCGCCATCGGCGCTTTTCTGATCCTGTACCTCATTCACAGCATGTGATCCATCCTGCCATACCATCCCTCCGGACATCCCCGTAATAGAGCGGACATCCGCGTGCGGGAAGCATTGCCGCTCCTCGACGCTGCGCCCGCGTACGTGAAGAAGATGCTCGTGGAATGGACCGGGCCTTCACGCCTTTTATTTCAGCCTGAGGCCGATGTCATCACCCAGGGGTACTGCCGATGTCACATCTGTTTCGATAGCGCCGTTCGGACCGGCGGATATGATCCAGACCGGGCCGTTCGCGGAGAAATTCGTCGCATTGATCAGGTACTGGTTCCCCCAGGGGTCCGGGGTAACCTGAGCCAGGTAGGGACCTTTCCACTGCGCTCCGTAGCATGCATTGGCATCGGAAGACAGATAATTCTCGAGCGGCTGGAGACTCGACTGATCCCAGCCAAAGGCCGCAAGGCCAGCCGGTAAGACGCCCCCTCCATAAAGCAGTGTCACGCCCGCGGAACATGCGCCGCCGCCATTGACCAGATTCGGCCACATTCCGGTGTCCTTTTTCATGACGATAAGCGCGCTGGTTATGGACCTGATGTCTGCCGAGGCCCTCGTTATCTTCGCCTCATCGATCTCCTTGAAGATGAGCGGCACGAGGATTCCTGCCAGGACTGCTATGATTCCCGCAACCACGATGACCTCTATGAGCGTGAAACCGCGATGATTCCTGATCATGCAAGCCCTCCCCACAAGAAATTTACCACTCTATCGCTCGTATCGTCAGGCGCACAAAAATCTTTAGCCAAGAACCAACAAAACTTATTTGTACGCGAAATCCTTTGTCAAGAGATGAGCCTCCTCGGGACAGTGGATAGCTGATCGCGTTAACAGATCCATTGTCAAATTATTGTCTTTTCCTTGTTAGTTTCTATTTTATGAAATTATACCTTTATTTTCAGTATGTTTCAGGCAAGAACGATTGTGCGATGGCATATTCTGTTTACGAATCGCGATAATCTGGACCCATAGCATACTAACTTAAGTGTCATATATATAACAGATTTTACATACTTTTTATCCATATTGACAGACAATGCGTCTCTCATGACATACAATAATAGTATTTACTATTATTATTAGTTAAATATAATCAATACATTAATTCACAATATTACTAATTCTTTACTAGCAGATACTCGCTGGCGCGGGTCTTGCTTAATAGTAGGTAAGGATGATTGGCTCGTGAGCAAAACGCTTTGAATTCGGTGCACTTTCAGCAGAATTCCTATGCGTATTCCGCGAGGTCCGAGGCCAACAAAGAATGATTGCAGATACCAGACACGATGCCTGGCAGGTTTATTTTCAGCGCGACCGTACAAGAGGACATGAAATGGTAATCTCCCCTTCCCGCAGGACTGGGTCAATACTCAGGAACAGCAAGCAGCAGGATCATACAGCCCTGACTGCGGACAGATGGCGGGCCGCTTTCAGATCACTGGTCCTGACTGTTTTCGTTCTCGTCTCGACCTTCGGCGGCAGCGCCTGGGGCGCCGGCACATTGGTCAACGAGCCAATGACCGGGTCCACTGCGCTCGGCTGGGTGCTCGGCGGTTCCGCCTACCTGACCGCAAGCTCCGGCGCAGATCCCGTCGGCAGCGGCTGGCTGCGGTTGACGGACCCGGGCGCCAACGAAGCCGGATACGGCTATCTTGACACTGCCTTCGATGTCACGCAGGGCGCAGTCATCCAGTTCGACTACACCACGTGGGGCGGCGCCGGGGACGGCGGTTTTGGGTGCGGAACAACCGGCGCCGATGGCTACAGCATCTATCTTTTCGATGGATCGAAGAGCTTTTCGGTCGGTGCCTCCGGCGGCTCCCTTGGCTATGCTCAGAAGACCGTCGCCCCCGTAAATGCCGGCCTCAATTACGGATATATCGGCGTCGGCATTGATGAGTGGGGCAACTTCTCGAACCCGACCGAAGGGCGCATCGGCGGTCCCGGCGGACGTTGCGACGCGGTGGCGGTTCGGGGACCCTATAATCACCCGTCGGGCGCATACTACTATCTCGGCGGCACTGCTTCGAACATTGCCCAGCTTGCATTTCCCGGACAGGGTTACAGGCCCGATCAAAGCGGAGCGCAATACCGCAAGGTCGTGATCTATCTGACCCCCCAATCCGCACCGAACTACCTGCGTGTTGACGTCTATCTGCAGGTGGGATACAACCAGGCGCTGACCCAGGTTGTGACCGGCCTCATGACCGGCCAGCCCGTGCCGGCATCGGTGAAGATCGGATATGCTGCGAGCACCGGCGGTTCGACGAACTACCATGAGATCCGCAACCTCACGGTCGACCCCCTCAGCACGGACATCAATCTCACCATGTTCAAGACCGTCTCGGCGCCGACCGTCACAGCCGGCGGCCAGCTCACCTACACGGTCACCGCCC
The Nitrospirota bacterium DNA segment above includes these coding regions:
- a CDS encoding type II secretion system protein GspG codes for the protein MIRNHRGFTLIEVIVVAGIIAVLAGILVPLIFKEIDEAKITRASADIRSITSALIVMKKDTGMWPNLVNGGGACSAGVTLLYGGGVLPAGLAAFGWDQSSLQPLENYLSSDANACYGAQWKGPYLAQVTPDPWGNQYLINATNFSANGPVWIISAGPNGAIETDVTSAVPLGDDIGLRLK